From Shewanella acanthi:
TCGAGAATGAACATTGCCCCAATCATGGCCGCCAATGCGGTGAGCATAATGGGTTTCGCCCGCACCGCACCCGAGTGGATAACTGCGCGCTCAAAGGGCACGCCGGAGGCGGTTTCCTGATTGATAAAATCCACTAGAAGTATCGAGTTACGGACAATAATCCCTGCAAGCGCAATCATGCCGATCATCGATGTCGCGGTAAATTGTGCGCCTAGCAGCGCATGACCCGGCATCACGCCAATGACCGTTAGTGGGATAGGTGCCATGATGATAAGCGGCACTAAATAGGATCTAAACTGCGCTACAACCAGCAGATAAATCGCAATCATACCCACAGCGTAAGCAATCCCCATGTCCCTAAAAGTTTCGTAGGTTATTTTCCACTCACCATCCCACAGCACGGCAACTGAGTCCAAGCCATTTGGCTGGTGGATATAATGTTGATCAAACCCTAAGCCATTTGGACTGTTGATTTCGCTTGCCATCTCGAACATGCCGTAAAGTGGGCTGTCGAGCGGCCCCGCCATATCGGCCACTACCATCACCATAGGGATCATATTCTTATGGATAATAGGGGCGTCGATATGGCCACGTTTGATGGTAACTAACTCAGAGACCGGCACCGACTGACCCGTTTGGCTTTGCAGCTTCATATTCAGCACTTGCTCTAAATCAACCTTTGCGCCTTCTTTAAGTTGCAGACGAATAGGCACAGGCTGTTTTTGCTGGGCAAGGTGTAAGTAACTCACGTCTTTGCCGCCAATCGAAGTGGCAATCAAATCGACAATATTGCTATAGGGCACGGCCATTAGGCTGGCTTTGGTACGGTCAATCATCACCTGCCATTTTTGTTGTGCAGCGGGGAGGTAAATATCGACATCGACCACATCTTTTGTTTCACGGAAAAGGGCTTGTAATTCGTAGGCAGCCTGCTCGCGAATCGCCGGGCTTGGGCCATAGACCTCAGCTAAGATGGGTGACCAAACTGGTGGGCCGGGCGGCACTTCGACCACCTTAATATTGGCCTGATATTGGGCGCCAATGTGCTGCAAATCCTCACGCACCGACAGGGCGATGCTGTGACTGTTGCGTTTACGGTGCTTCTTATCGACGAGATTGACTTGAATATCACCCAGTTCCTGACTACTACGTAGGAAGTAATGGCGAACTAAGCCATTAAAATTCATTGGTGCATTGGTACCGGCGTACATTTGCACGTGCTCAACTTCAGGCACAGTCGTAAGGTAGCGACTTAAATCTTGAAGTACGCGCTGGGTTTGCTCCACAGGCGTGCCTTCAGGTAGGTCAACCATCACCTGAAACTCTGACTTATTATCAAAGGGCAGCATTTTGAGCACTACCAGTTGCCCAATAGGCAGGGCAACGGCGATACCGATAAGTACAAATACACCCGCCGCTAAGCCAATACGTGCCTTACGTGCGCCTTTGCCAATAAGAAATGGGCTGATAAGACGGGTGAAGAGTTTCACCATTTTGGTTTCTGTTGCATCACTGCTATGAGCTTGGGTTGCATCGGCGCTCGCATTAGTACTGGAATCGTGATGTTTAAGGAACTTACGACTGAGCCATGGCGTCACCATAAAGGCTACAATGAGGGAAATCATCATCCCCATACTGGCGTTGATTGGGATTGGACTCATATAAGGCCCCATTAACCCCGACACGAATGCCATGGGTAGCAGCGCTGCCATCACCGTTGCCGTCGCTAGAATGGTGGGGCCGCCGACTTCATCCACGGCAATCGGGATAAGCTCGCTGAAGGATTTATTGCCAAGCGCCATATGCCGATGGATATTCTCGACCACCACAATGGCATCATCAACTAAGATACCGATGGAGAAGATTAAGGCAAACAGGGAGATACGGTTAAGGGTAAATCCCCATGCCCAGGAGGCAAATAGGGTAATGGCCAGCGTAATGATAATGGCAATACCCACCACCAGAGACTCTCGAGCACCCATGGTTAAAAACACCAGCACTACGACGGCAGTGGTCGCAAAAATCAGCTTAAGAATAAGGGTGTTAGCTTTATCGCCTGCGGTTTCACCGTAGTTACGTGAAATGGTTACTTCGACATTGTCTGGGATAAGGACATTGTTAACCTGTGCGACGCGTGTCATCACCGCATCGGCGATATCGACGGCGTTTTGCCCAGGTTGTTTACCAATGGCAATCGTTACCGCTGGATAAATATCGGTTTTATCGGCGTGCCAAACGCTTTGGCTTGGAATATCGCTCTTTAAGCTGATGTCCGCCACATCGGCAAGATACACTGGTGTTGGCTTACCCTTGGCATCTTGGCTTACGCTGACAACCAGATTTTTGACATCATCAATGGATTGTAAAAATTGTCCAGACTGAACCTTAATTTCCTGATTACCCTGCACCAAAGATGCAGGCATCGAGATATTGTTGTTGTCATTTAAGCTTTGTCTGAGTTTGTCGTAGGTAAGATGAAAACTGTTCATCTTGGCGGGATCGATTCGCACATTGGCAACCATATCGTGTTTGCCAACGCTGTAGATCTCACGGGTACCCGAAATACGCTTAATCTCGGTTTCTAAACCAAGGGCAACGTGGGTCAGTTGCTCGGCGGAAACCTCTCTGTCCTTCGACCACAGAGTTAAGCTCACGATGGGCACATCATCGATACCGCGGGGTTTGATCAAAGGCTCACCAACCCCCGCGCCCCGTGGCAGTTTATCCATGTTGGAATAAATCTGGTTGTAGAGGCTTACAATCGCGTCATTGCGAGTTACGCCTACCTTAAAGATGACAATAATCATCGCCCCATCGGGCTGCGAAAAGGAGTAAAGCGTATCTATGCTCTTAATTTCGGAGATCACCTGCTCCGCGGGTAGGGTCACGAGGTTTTCTACCTCGGTCGGTGTTGCCCCTGGAAAAGGAATAAAGACATCGGCAAAGGTCACATCAATCTGCGGCTCTTCTTCCTTTGGGGTTACCATAATGGCAAATAGTCCCATCAACAACCCGAGAAGGGCGAGTAACGGGGTGATAGCACTGTGTTGGAAAGCCGCGGCAATGCGCCCCGATAGGCCTAAGTTGCTATGTTTATCTGTAGCGTGTTTCATTCAATAACCTCGTAACTGCTATTGCTTGGCGTGCTTAAAGAACGCTAGGTTCTCTCGCTCGCGACTTACTGCTTTTGGCTAAGCAATACTTGGTAGGCATCTTTAGCCACTACATCGCCAGACTTAAGACCCGCAAGCACTTCTACTTCGCCGTCTAGCGGTTCGGAAACTCGTACCTGCGTCAGCACAAATTGCTCGCCTTTCTTGAGGTAAACACTGCTTAATTCGTTCATGGTGATCAATGCCGAGACGGGGAGTTGAATTTTTTCCCGTGCGCCATTTTGGAATGCCGCCTTCGCCCAAGTACCAGGCTGCAAATTAGGAGAATCCTTGGGTAGATTAATGCGAACTTGATAACTGTGACTCACAGGATCTGCAAAGCTAAAAATCGTTAAATCTTTTGAGGTTAATTCACGGCCATCGCTTAAACGTACGATAAATTCAGGGGCATTTTTTAACTGCTCAATATAACGTTGTGGCACCTGGGTTATGGCGCGCATTTGGCTGGGTGAAAAGCCCGAAAGCAGTGGTTGTCCTACACTCACCGTTTCACCTAATTCCACCATTCGTGCGGTAACAACGCCGCTA
This genomic window contains:
- a CDS encoding efflux RND transporter permease subunit; amino-acid sequence: MKHATDKHSNLGLSGRIAAAFQHSAITPLLALLGLLMGLFAIMVTPKEEEPQIDVTFADVFIPFPGATPTEVENLVTLPAEQVISEIKSIDTLYSFSQPDGAMIIVIFKVGVTRNDAIVSLYNQIYSNMDKLPRGAGVGEPLIKPRGIDDVPIVSLTLWSKDREVSAEQLTHVALGLETEIKRISGTREIYSVGKHDMVANVRIDPAKMNSFHLTYDKLRQSLNDNNNISMPASLVQGNQEIKVQSGQFLQSIDDVKNLVVSVSQDAKGKPTPVYLADVADISLKSDIPSQSVWHADKTDIYPAVTIAIGKQPGQNAVDIADAVMTRVAQVNNVLIPDNVEVTISRNYGETAGDKANTLILKLIFATTAVVVLVFLTMGARESLVVGIAIIITLAITLFASWAWGFTLNRISLFALIFSIGILVDDAIVVVENIHRHMALGNKSFSELIPIAVDEVGGPTILATATVMAALLPMAFVSGLMGPYMSPIPINASMGMMISLIVAFMVTPWLSRKFLKHHDSSTNASADATQAHSSDATETKMVKLFTRLISPFLIGKGARKARIGLAAGVFVLIGIAVALPIGQLVVLKMLPFDNKSEFQVMVDLPEGTPVEQTQRVLQDLSRYLTTVPEVEHVQMYAGTNAPMNFNGLVRHYFLRSSQELGDIQVNLVDKKHRKRNSHSIALSVREDLQHIGAQYQANIKVVEVPPGPPVWSPILAEVYGPSPAIREQAAYELQALFRETKDVVDVDIYLPAAQQKWQVMIDRTKASLMAVPYSNIVDLIATSIGGKDVSYLHLAQQKQPVPIRLQLKEGAKVDLEQVLNMKLQSQTGQSVPVSELVTIKRGHIDAPIIHKNMIPMVMVVADMAGPLDSPLYGMFEMASEINSPNGLGFDQHYIHQPNGLDSVAVLWDGEWKITYETFRDMGIAYAVGMIAIYLLVVAQFRSYLVPLIIMAPIPLTVIGVMPGHALLGAQFTATSMIGMIALAGIIVRNSILLVDFINQETASGVPFERAVIHSGAVRAKPIMLTALAAMIGAMFILDDPIFNGLAISLIFGIFISTLLTLVVIPVLYYAAMKNRIHLNQTPN
- a CDS encoding efflux RND transporter periplasmic adaptor subunit codes for the protein MTLLSRSLFALCALTATTALSAPLETIEAINKPYPNWVTLDASIEAVKAATVSAQTSGRIVKLNYDVNDVVPEGAALLEITSKEQGAELASYEADLAKATALNVEAQAQFKRYKELFPQGAISKGAMDEATANAKAAEQAVSAAKARVIKATESLKYTVVSAPFSGVVTARMVELGETVSVGQPLLSGFSPSQMRAITQVPQRYIEQLKNAPEFIVRLSDGRELTSKDLTIFSFADPVSHSYQVRINLPKDSPNLQPGTWAKAAFQNGAREKIQLPVSALITMNELSSVYLKKGEQFVLTQVRVSEPLDGEVEVLAGLKSGDVVAKDAYQVLLSQKQ